A window of the Brassica napus cultivar Da-Ae chromosome C5, Da-Ae, whole genome shotgun sequence genome harbors these coding sequences:
- the LOC106402108 gene encoding probable ADP-ribosylation factor GTPase-activating protein AGD11 isoform X3, with protein MGIFKSWCIYLHKVFWCTQKSWSSYIKDEWTDEQVDMLVGYGGNNAVNQRFEACNMDQLKKPKADSNNEERSDFIRKKYELHQFMDPQDGALCTYEQPTIINNSLPSLCSASASHRSAKNRIGQAFRNSWGRRESDHKCPKKSNSMAGMVEFVGLIRVNVVKGTNLAVRDVMTSDPYVILSLGQQSVKTRVIKNNLNPVWNETLMLSIPEQMPPLKVLVYDKDTFTTDDFMGEAEIDIQPLVSAAKAYETSSIKEPMQLGSWVASKENTLVSDGIISQEEGKVKQDISLRLQKVERGVLEIQLECLPLTQ; from the exons ATATCAAAG ATGAGTGGACAGATGAGCAAGTTGATATGCTTGTAGGGTACGGTGGAAACAATGCAGTGAACCAGAGATTCGAAGCTTGCAACATGGACCAGTTAAAGAAACCAAAAGCAGATTCTAATAATGAGGAACGCAGTGATTTCATCAG GAAGAAATATGAGCTGCACCAGTTTATGGATCCACAAGATGGTGCTTTGTGCACTTATGAGCAGCCTACCATAATAAATAATTCACTACCGTCTTTATGTTCTGCTAGTGCTAGCCACCGGTCTGCAAAAAACCGTATTGGTCAAGCATTTAGGAATAGCTGGGGAAGAAGAGAATCTGATCACAAATGCCCCAAGAAGAGCAATTCTATG GCAGGTATGGTTGAGTTTGTCGGATTGATTAGGGTTAATGTGGTTAAAGGAACAAATCTTGCGGTTCGAGATGTGATGACCAGCGATCCTTATGTTATCCTTTCTCTTGGCCAACAA TCGGTGAAAACAAGAGTGATAAAGAACAACTTGAATCCTGTGTGGAATGAGACCTTGATGCTTTCCATACCAGAGCAGATGCCTCCTCTCAAAGTG CTAGTGTACGACAAGGATACGTTCACGACAGATGATTTCATGGGGGAGGCAGAGATAGACATACAACCGTTGGTGAGTGCAGCAAAAGCTTACGAGACATCGAGCATAAAAGAGCCGATGCAGCTGGGGAGTTGGGTGGCGAGCAAAGAGAACACATTGGTGAGTGATGGCATAATCTCACAAGAAGAAGGGAAAGTGAAACAAGATATATCACTCAGGCTTCAAAAGGTGGAGAGAGGTGTTCTTGAGATACAACTTGAATGTCTTCCTCTCACTCAATGA